The genomic region AATAAATGATAAGAAATTATGGGAGTTCTTAGATGAGCATTCAAGCTGGGAAAAAGTTGCACTAAATGAATTAGAGGAGCTGAAAAAAGTGGTTAACTAACACTGTCACCCCACATGTTATCGCAAGATGCAGCTTTACCTTTAATTACTTCGCTAATTAATCTGAAAGATTTTTTTCTAGATAACATTTTATTATTATTACCACAATAAGGGCTGTAAACACATTTTGGACAACCGTCTTCACAATCGCATTTTCCTACAATGTCCAGCGCAACCTCATAAGCGTCTTCTAGTCTATCATATAATAACTTAGCAACTCCACTACCTCCTACTACAGAGTCATATATAATTACATGGCCGCTAGGATAACTTATTCCAGAAAGGTCTGTAAGCGAAGCACCTGCGACAACTCTTCCTGCAGAAATTAGTACGTGTTCCGTTGCATGATAAGCTTCCATGCCATCAATTAGCGAAAAGTCATCTAGTATAGGATGTTTTATAATTAATCCTTTAGTCTTATAAGTATACGTAAGAGGCACATCATACTCTATTTCTTTTCCTCTATTCTCCTCCTTTTTAGAGTAAAAATCGTGTATAATATAACCATGAACTGAGATTCTAACTTCTATTTCCCCATATTTTACTGGTAAACCATAGACTTTCCTACTTTCAATTTCTGTAAAATTCACCATATCTACGTCATATAACGGTTTTGTATAGTAAGGCAAATCTTTGTCTACTCTCTCGACTCTAGCCACTAGAGTATTGAGATCCACATCCTTAACGATATAGTTCTTCTTCGATACTAAATATACAGCGTTAGGATAAATATCATATAGAGCTACTGGAAGTTCTCTTTCTCCGATTTTCTTTTCTCCATCATATATTTTTATTATAGGACCAGTGCTTCTCAAAGAAGAGTTTATTACGAAAATCTTAGTTTGCTTTGTAGCATAGGCAACATCATTAACTATTTTTACCTTACCTTCTTTATCCAATTCTTTCAAAGCTTTAACCCAAAGAGGAGGTAAACTATCAAGTTTTATCATTCCTTTTTCAAGGAGATATGCTGCGGCATGCACTTTTATAACTTCAAGGTTTGTCGTGTCAAATGGTAATGGCGTTAACTTTCTATTGAAGAATTCCTCTGGTTTTCTCAAAAAATAAGAATCTATTGGATCGTCACCTAAAATCGTTATAATATAACCTATCCTATTACGCCTACCTGCTCTACCAGCTCTTTGAATGTATTTTGAATAACTTGGCGGATCTTCAGCCATAATAACAACGTCTAAGTCCCCTATATCTATTCCAAGTTCTAAAGTAGGAGTAGCAACAACTCCCATTATTTTCCCGTTTTTAAGATCTTCCTCTATTTTTATTCTTTCTGAAGGTAATATTCCTGCTCTGTGAACTTGAATATTAACTCCGAATCTATCGGCAATCTTTGCAGTGACTTCCGCCATTTGCTGTGAATCTGTGAATACTAACGTTCTTAAGCCATTTTTTATTAGAAGAGCTGCTAAGTACGCTGCTAAAGTCCACCTACTCATTCCTTTAGAATTAACTAATATGTGAATTGCCATGCCTCTTCTTCTTTTAGTTCCTTCAATTATCTCTCCTGGCTCGTCAAAGAGTTCTTGGAACATGTATGGCGAAGTACCAATTGTGGCACTTGATGCAATGATGTGAATATCGTTAGTAAATTCCTTTAATCTATCGATTATCATTCTTAAGTGAGATCCTAGAACTCCTTCATATACGTGAATTTCATCAAATACGAAATGTTCTGCAGACCTAATTATTCTTCTAAAATTAGGGCTTAAAGGAAGTCCTACGTGGATCATATCTGGATTGGTTATTAATATATCTGGTGGATTAGCGTAAAGTCGGTCTCTTTCAATTTTAGGTGTATCTCCATCTATTATTCCAACACTTATTGGTAGGTTCTTTATTAATCTTAGAATTCTACTTAATTGGTCTCTAGCTAGGGCTTTAGTTGGATAAACTATAACGCTTTTTTCTCCTTTTAGTGCTAAGTCTAAAATTGGAATAAGAAACGCTTCAGTCTTTCCAGTTCCTGTTCCGGAAATTATCAATACGTTCTTTCTACTTTCAATCTCTTCTAACGCTTTTTCTTGGAATTTATAAAGTCTAGTTATTCCGATATTTTTTAATGAGTTTTTTAATCTCTCGTCTATTTGTAGATCATCGACCTTGCTCCCCAGTTCTGGTTCTAGAGCCGTCTCTGTATGAACGTGAGCTACGTCGGCCGAGAAAAGCTTTAATCCTTCAGTAAGCTTGTCAAGTACTTCCATACCTTTAAATAATTGTCTTTTGAAGTAAAAAGCATGACAGAGATAATAACTAATATAGGGGATCTCAGAGAGTTTTTAGAAAAGCAAGAGAGCTTAGGCGTTAAAAATCTCGAAATAATCATTTCAGCAGATGTCTTGGAAAAATCTCCAGAAATAGCAAATAAATATGGATATTCAATAATTGATGGTGAAGATTTACCTAGCGGATATTTTAAGCTCACTTTAGAGTATAGAGGTATAGGGAAGAGTAATTCTCATAAACAATTTTTCAATTAAATTTTAGTTCATTTATATATTTGTTAAACTCCATTTTTCTTGGTAAATTAGGTAAAAATAATGATATAAAAGAAGCTAAATTAATGTAAACTAATGTTTTCAGTATATAAATGCCGCATAATACAAGTTTTCCGCATCTTTTACCTTCTAGTAGACATTTTTGAATCTCAG from Acidianus ambivalens harbors:
- a CDS encoding DEAD/DEAH box helicase encodes the protein MEVLDKLTEGLKLFSADVAHVHTETALEPELGSKVDDLQIDERLKNSLKNIGITRLYKFQEKALEEIESRKNVLIISGTGTGKTEAFLIPILDLALKGEKSVIVYPTKALARDQLSRILRLIKNLPISVGIIDGDTPKIERDRLYANPPDILITNPDMIHVGLPLSPNFRRIIRSAEHFVFDEIHVYEGVLGSHLRMIIDRLKEFTNDIHIIASSATIGTSPYMFQELFDEPGEIIEGTKRRRGMAIHILVNSKGMSRWTLAAYLAALLIKNGLRTLVFTDSQQMAEVTAKIADRFGVNIQVHRAGILPSERIKIEEDLKNGKIMGVVATPTLELGIDIGDLDVVIMAEDPPSYSKYIQRAGRAGRRNRIGYIITILGDDPIDSYFLRKPEEFFNRKLTPLPFDTTNLEVIKVHAAAYLLEKGMIKLDSLPPLWVKALKELDKEGKVKIVNDVAYATKQTKIFVINSSLRSTGPIIKIYDGEKKIGERELPVALYDIYPNAVYLVSKKNYIVKDVDLNTLVARVERVDKDLPYYTKPLYDVDMVNFTEIESRKVYGLPVKYGEIEVRISVHGYIIHDFYSKKEENRGKEIEYDVPLTYTYKTKGLIIKHPILDDFSLIDGMEAYHATEHVLISAGRVVAGASLTDLSGISYPSGHVIIYDSVVGGSGVAKLLYDRLEDAYEVALDIVGKCDCEDGCPKCVYSPYCGNNNKMLSRKKSFRLISEVIKGKAASCDNMWGDSVS